The Deltaproteobacteria bacterium genomic interval CGGCATGATGGTCGGCAACTACCTCACCACAAAAGGCAGTCCGGTTGAGGACGACATGGCAATGCTAAAGGACCTGGGGCTTCGGCCCAGGGGAAAGTAACGCCGTGGAGCGCATCGAAAAAGTTCTCATTGAAATCGACGAAAAGGGACTTAGACGCACGCTAAGGACTACCGTGTTCCATGACGCAGTGCGCGTATCCATAGACACCAAAGACGCCCTTCTTTTCTGCTCGAACGACTACCTCGGTCTATCAAAGGATAAGCGCGTAATAGAGGCCACCATAAAGGCTACGGAAAAGTACGGCGCAGGAAGCGGCGCTGCCCGCCTGATATCTGGCACGATGGAGCCGCACACAGAACTCGAAGAGAAAATCCTGACATTCAAGAAAACCACGGCAGCGCTTCTATTTAATTCCGGGTACGCGGCAAACACAGGGGCAATACCCGCGTTAATAGGAAGGGACGGCGAGATTTTCTCCGATAAACTGAACCACGCCTCCATCGTTGACGGCTGCATTCTGAGCCGTGCAAAACTCACGCGCTACAGCCACGCTGACATGAATTCGCTCGAAGATACGCTGAAAAAATCCAAGGCGAATGAAAAGCTCATTATAACGGATTCGGTATTTAGCATGGACGGCGATATTGCGCCAATCAAGGACATGGCGCTGCTTGCCGAAAAATACGACGCCCTTCTCTACATCGACGACGCGCACGCTACCGGAACACTCGGAAAAGCAGGACGAGGCTCGCTCGAACACTTCGCCATAGAACACAACGAGCGCATCATACAGATGGGCACGCTTGGCAAGGCGCTTGGCACGTTCGGGGCCTTTATAGCCGCCGACAAAAAAATAATCGAGCTTCTTATAAACAGCGCAAGGAGCTTCGTGTTTACGACCTCCCTGCCGCCGTCGATCTGCGCCTCTGCCGTAAAGGCAATAGAGATAATAGAAAAAGAACCGGGGCTTGTGAAGCTATTACAGGAGAACGCATCCCTGATGCGCGCGGAGCTTGAAAAGCACGGCCTCGATACCATGCAGAGCGAAACGCAGATAATACCGGTAAATGCCGGCGACGCTAAAAAATGCGCGACTGCGAGCAGAGCGCTCCTTGAAAAGGGGTTTTTCATACAGGCAGTGCGGCCTCCGACCGTGCCGGATGGCACATCGAGACTTCGAATCACCGTAAGTGCCGCGCACTCTAAGGAAGATATAATCAAGGCAGCTATAGCAGTAAAAGAGACGCTACATGGCTGACGTAAAGAAAATACTCGTGCACGGCTGGGCAACGGATGCACGCGTGTGGGATGGCGTAAAAAACAGCATGGATGGCGCTGCCACGCTTACCCTGCCATCGCACGAAAGCAAAGCGGCCGCCGCATGGGATTCGCCTACACTCGCTCCTGCGCTCGCGGCACTTACAAAAGCTGCCGGCGCCTCACCTGCAATCGGCATCGGCTGGTCGCTTGGGGCAAAGGTATTAATGAAGGCAGCGGCAGACGGGCTTATTAACTTAAAGGCCCTTATCCTTATTGCACCGACACCGTCGTTTGTAAAACGCGAAGGCTTCGAGTTCGCGCAGAGCCGGGCGCTTACAAGAAGAATGCGCGTTGACATGCAAAAAGACCCGGCTGCCACACTAAAACGCTTTTACAGATTGAACTTCACGCCCGAAGAAATGGAAACAAATGCGGCAAAGACCTTTATCGAAAAATACGAGACATCGGGTGGCTTCGACTATAACGGAGTTACAAACGCCCTCACCGCGCTTATGGAAACAGACTTAAAAGATGACGCTGCAAAAATAAATGTCCCGACCCTCCTTATTCACGGAAGTGCTGACGAGGTAGTTCCGCTTGAGGCTTCGGTCTGGCTGCACAAAAAGATAAAGAATTCAACGCACGTTATTATCGAGGGCGCGGGGCACGCGCCGTTTTTGACAGAGGAAGAAACCTTTATCGGCGCGATAAAGGCGTTTT includes:
- the bioF gene encoding 8-amino-7-oxononanoate synthase, which codes for MERIEKVLIEIDEKGLRRTLRTTVFHDAVRVSIDTKDALLFCSNDYLGLSKDKRVIEATIKATEKYGAGSGAARLISGTMEPHTELEEKILTFKKTTAALLFNSGYAANTGAIPALIGRDGEIFSDKLNHASIVDGCILSRAKLTRYSHADMNSLEDTLKKSKANEKLIITDSVFSMDGDIAPIKDMALLAEKYDALLYIDDAHATGTLGKAGRGSLEHFAIEHNERIIQMGTLGKALGTFGAFIAADKKIIELLINSARSFVFTTSLPPSICASAVKAIEIIEKEPGLVKLLQENASLMRAELEKHGLDTMQSETQIIPVNAGDAKKCATASRALLEKGFFIQAVRPPTVPDGTSRLRITVSAAHSKEDIIKAAIAVKETLHG
- a CDS encoding alpha/beta hydrolase codes for the protein MADVKKILVHGWATDARVWDGVKNSMDGAATLTLPSHESKAAAAWDSPTLAPALAALTKAAGASPAIGIGWSLGAKVLMKAAADGLINLKALILIAPTPSFVKREGFEFAQSRALTRRMRVDMQKDPAATLKRFYRLNFTPEEMETNAAKTFIEKYETSGGFDYNGVTNALTALMETDLKDDAAKINVPTLLIHGSADEVVPLEASVWLHKKIKNSTHVIIEGAGHAPFLTEEETFIGAIKAFLKGI